A single genomic interval of Camelina sativa cultivar DH55 chromosome 11, Cs, whole genome shotgun sequence harbors:
- the LOC104721216 gene encoding cyclin-B2-2-like: protein MVNPETNRNLVAKPITEIYLQDEDTRSRKVGIEMKRQNRRALGVINQNLVGAKAYPCVVNKRRALSQKKQGSCEKKKLDSLHPSISRSQEETKKLKPSVPSSSGNEFGDCIFIDEEEEEEKSEATLDQPMPMSLEELYIESDPMEEEVEMEDIIVEEEEKGEPVLDIDGYDANSSLAAVEYVQDLYEFYRKTERFSCVPQDYMAQQFDITDRMRAILIDWLIEVHDKFELMNETLFLTVNLIDRFLSKQAVARKKLQLVGLVALLLACKYEEVSVPIVDDLVVISDKAYTKNDVLEMEKIMLSTLQFNMSLPTQYPFLKRFLKAAQSDKKLDILASFLMELALVDYEMLRYPPSLLAATAVYTAQCTIHGFSEWSSTCEFHSHYAEHQLLECCRRMVRLHQKASTDKLTGVHRKYSSSKFGYIATKYEAAHFLVSDSH from the exons atggttaATCCAGAGACTAATCGTAATCTCGTTGCCAAACCCATTACAGAGATTTATCTTCAAG atGAGGATACGAGAAGCAGAAAAGTCGGAATAGAGATGAAGAGACAGAACAGGAGAGCATTGGGTGTGATTAACCAGAATCTCGTTGGTGCAAAAGCTTATCCTTGCGTTGTTAACAAGAGACGAGCCTTATCTCA GAAAAAACAAGGGAGctgtgagaagaagaagcttgattCATTACATCCGTCAATCTCAAG ATCTcaagaagagacgaagaagcTGAAACCATCGGTTCCAAGTAGTAGTGGTAACGAGTTCGGTGATTGTATAttcattgatgaagaagaagaagaggagaagagtgAAGCTACATTGGACCAACCTATGCCAATGTCGTTGGAGGAACTCTACATTGAATCTGATCCTATG GAGGAAGAAGTTGAGATGGAGGATATaatagtggaagaagaagaaaaaggagaaccGGTTTTGGATATTGACGGATACGATGCAAACAGCTCTCTTGCAGCTGTTGAATATGTTCAAGATCTCTACGAATTCTACCGTAAAACCGAG AGATTTAGTTGTGTTCCTCAAGATTACATGGCGCAACAGTTCGATATAACTGACAGAATGAGAGCAATACTTATTGATTGGCTCATTGAG GTACATGACAAATTTGAGCTAATGAACGAGACATTGTTTCTAACAGTGAATCTGATAGATAGATTCTTGTCCAAGCAAGCTGTTGCAAGAAAGAAGCTTCAGCTTGTTGGACTAGTTGCATTGCTCTTAGCTTGCAAGTACGAAGAGGTTTCGGTACCTATCGTTGACGATTTAGTTGTCATTTCGGACAAAGCTTATACGAAGAACGATGTTTTAGAAATG GAGAAGATTATGCTTAGTACTTTGCAGTTCAATATGTCGTTACCGACGCAATACCCTTTCTTGAAGAGGTTCCTTAAGGCAGCTCAATCAGACAAGAAG CTTGATATCTTGGCGTCGTTCTTGATGGAGCTTGCCCTTGTGGACTACGAAATGCTCCGGTATCCACCATCCTTACTAGCCGCCACTGCAGTGTACACAGCTCAATGTACAATCCATGGCTTCAGTGAATGGAGCAGCACTTGTGAATTCCACAGTCACTACGCTGAACATCAGCTCCT AGAATGTTGTAGAAGAATGGTAAGGTTGCATCAGAAAGCTTCAACGGATAAACTAACAGGAGTACATAGGAAATACAGCTCCTCCAAATTCGGATACATAGCAACAAAGTATGAAGCTGCACACTTTCTTGTGTCAGATTCTCACTAA
- the LOC104721214 gene encoding phosphoserine aminotransferase 1, chloroplastic-like, which yields MAASANSFLVGNNTQIPALKPRSTSQSLLHLSKPNTMSLAGKTKPVAVRCVASSTTQVQDGVRSGSVGSQERVFNFAAGPATLPENVLLKAQADLYNWRGSGMSVMEMSHRGKEFLSIIQKAESDLRQLWEIPQEYSVLFLQGGATTQFAALPLNLCKPDDTVDFVVTGSWGDKAAKEAKKYCKTNVIWSGKSEKYTKVPSFDELEQSPDAKYLHICANETIHGVEFKDYPVPKNPNGILVADMSSNFCSKPVDVSKFGVIYGGAQKNVGPSGVTIVVIRKDLIGNAQGITPVMLDYKIHDENSSLYNTPPCFGIYMCGLVFEDLLEQGGLKEVEKKNQRKADLLYNAIEESEGFYRCPVEKSVRSLMNVPFTLEKSELEAEFIKEAAKEKMVQLKGHRSVGGMRASIYNAMPLAGVEKLVAFMKDFQAKHA from the coding sequence ATGGCGGCGTCGGCGAACTCTTTCCTCGTCGGGAACAACACTCAGATCCCTGCTTTGAAACCCAGATCAACATCTCAATCCCTACTTCACCTCAGCAAACCAAACACTATGAGCCTCGCCGGCAAAACCAAGCCCGTCGCTGTTAGATGCGTCGCTTCGAGTACGACTCAAGTTCAAGACGGAGTTAGATCCGGGTCCGTCGGATCCCAAGAACGTGTCTTTAACTTCGCGGCGGGTCCAGCAACTTTGCCTGAGAACGTTCTCCTAAAAGCTCAGGCGGATCTATACAACTGGCGTGGATCTGGGATGAGTGTGATGGAGATGAGTCATAGAGGCAAAGAGTTTCTCTCTATTATACAAAAAGCTGAATCTGATCTTCGTCAGCTCTGGGAGATTCCTCAGGAATATTCCGTTTTGTTCTTACAAGGTGGTGCCACTACTCAATTCGCTGCTTTGCCTCTCAATCTCTGCAAACCTGATGATACTGTCGATTTCGTTGTTACTGGTTCGTGGGGAGATAAAGCTGCAAAGGAAGCCAAGAAGTATTGCAAAACCAATGTGATTTGGTCTGGGAAATCTGAGAAATACACAAAGGTTCCATCTTTTGATGAGTTGGAGCAATCTCCGGACGCCAAGTATTTGCATATATGCGCCAATGAAACTATTCATGGTGTTGAGTTTAAAGATTACCCTGTTCCTAAGAACCCTAATGGGATCTTGGTTGCTGATATGTCTTCTAACTTTTGTTCTAAGCCTGTTGATGTGTCTAAGTTTGGTGTGATCTACGGTGGTGCACAGAAGAACGTTGGTCCATCTGGTGTCACTATTGTAGTGATTCGTAAAGATTTGATTGGGAACGCTCAGGGTATTACTCCGGTGATGCTTGATTACAAGATTCATGATGAGAACAGTTCGTTGTACAACACGCCTCCTTGCTTTGGGATTTACATGTGCGGTCTTGTGTTTGAAGATCTGTTGGAGCAAGGTGGATTGAaagaagtggagaagaagaaccagaGGAAAGCTGATCTGCTTTACAATGCCATTGAAGAAAGCGAAGGCTTTTACAGGTGTCCTGTTGAGAAATCAGTGAGGTCGTTGATGAATGTGCCTTTCACTTTGGAGAAATCTGAATTGGAAGCTGAGTTTATCAAGGAAGCTGCCAAAGAGAAGATGGTGCAGCTTAAAGGGCATAGATCAGTGGGAGGTATGAGAGCTTCTATTTACAATGCAATGCCTTTGGCTGGTGTTGAAAAGCTTGTTGCTTTCATGAAAGATTTCCAGGCAAAGCATGCTTAA
- the LOC104721215 gene encoding serine acetyltransferase 4 translates to MACLNGGNCDFSAVDDDVKTGDEFPFERVFPVYARGTLIPVDDPVLLDFINSGYDPIWDSIRAEAKLEAENEPVLSSFLYASILSHDCLEQALSFVLANRLQNITLLATQLMDIFCNVMVHDRGIQNSIRLDVQAFKDRDPACLSYSSAVLHLKGYLALEAYRVAHKLWKQGRKLLASALQSRVSEVFGIDIHPAARIGKGILLDHGTGVVICETAVIGDRVSILHGVTLGGTGKETGDRHPNIGDGALLGACVTILGNIQIGAGAMIAAGSLVLKDVPSHSMVAGNPAKLIGLIDEQDPSLTMEHDATREFFQNVAVAYRHTIPNGSSVSGVAERGNVKKRI, encoded by the exons ATGGCTTGTTTAAACGGCGGGAATTGTGATTTTTCTGCCGTAGACGACGACGTGAAGACCGGCGATGAGTTTCCTTTCGAGAGGGTTTTCCCGGTTTACGCTAGAGGAACCCTTATTCCCGTGGACGACCCGGTTTTGCTGGATTTTATCAATTCTGGTTATGACCCAATTTGGGATTCTATAAGAGCAGAAGCTAAGCTCGAG GCAGAAAATGAGCCGGTTTTGAGTAGCTTCTTGTATGCTAGTATCTTGTCCCATGACTGTTTAGAGCAAGCATTGAGTTTTGTTCTGGCTAACCGTCTCCAAAACATTACCTTGTTAGCAACTCAACTCATGGATATATTTTGCAATGTTATGGTACATGACAGAGGTATCCAGAACTCGATTCGTCTTGATGTTCAG gCATTCAAAGACAGAGATCCTGCTTGTCTATCGTATAGTTCGGCTGTTTTACATCTAAAG GGCTATCTTGCGCTCGAGGCATATAGAGTTGCGCATAAGTTGTGGAAGCAAGGACGAAAACTATTAGCATCGGCATTGCAAAGCCGAGTAAGCGAG GTTTTTGGAATTGATATCCATCCGG ctGCAAGAATTGGGAAGGGAATATTGTTGGATCATGGAACTGGTGTGGTCATATGTGAGACTGCTGTGATAGGCGACCGTGTCTCAATTTTGCAT GGTGTGACATTAGGAGGAACTGGGAAGGAAACTGGTGACCGCCATCCAAATATTGGCGATGGTGCTCTTCTAGGAGCATGTGTAACTATACTTGGTAACATTCAGATAGGCGCTGGAGCAATGATAGCTGCTGGTTCACTTGTCTTAAAGGATGTTCCTTCTCATAG CATGGTGGCTGGAAATCCGGCAAAACTGATCGGCTTAATCGATGAGCAAGATCCGTCATTGACAATGGAACATG ATGCTACCAGAGAGTTCTTTCAAAATGTAGCTGTTGCTTATAGACACACAATACCAAACG GATCTTCAGTTTCAGGAGTTGCAGAGAGAGGAAACGTTAAAAAGAGAATATGA